TTCTGTTGGAGGGTTTAAAATGCCCTTGCCATCGAGTTGCCCTATGGAGTTTGGTTGTATGCCTGAGCAGTTTGTTGATGATGCAATGGAGTTGCTGATATTTGTCTCCGAGATTATACCTGAGAAACTGGATCCCATCTTGCTAAACGATTTTACGAACTTGATTATTATGTTCGCAGCAAGTCCCAATCATGTCAGAAACCCTTTTCTCAGAGCAAAGATGGTAACAGTTTTGAACTTTTTTCCCAAGAGAACAGACTCAAATTCAACAGTTTTTTCCCCTTTCCACGACCATCAATTATCTCTTGGTCAGTATCTCGTTGAGTCTATTTTGAGGTTTTATGTCGACATTGAGCTTACTGGTTCGGATACTCGTTATTTAGAGAAATTCATGTTACGTCATGAGACTACACACCTTCTCAAGTACTTGCGGGAAGAACCAAGGCATCATGATGCATGGACGAAATTTGCTCAAAAAGAGGAGAAGGGCGTTTATTTGAACTTTTTGAATTTCCTAATAACCGATAGCATATATCTTCTGGACGAAGGGTTCAATAAAATTCGGGAACTAAAAGAAATGGAATTGAAAGAGACGAATGATAGAAGTGATGAGTTCCTTTCTCAAGAAAATAAAGTCAGGGAGTTCGTGAAGTTGGCATTGGAAGATATCAGCATGCTAGCATTCACTTCAGAGCATATTACTGCTCCCTTTCTTCTTCCCCAGATGGTTGACAGAATAGCTAATATGCTGAATTATTTCTTGGTGCAACTAGTCGGCCCTAAACGGAATTCTCTTAACCTTAAGAGTTCTGAAAAATATGGGTTCGAACCGAGGATACTACTAAAGAATATTATTAGCATTTATGTTCATATAGCGCGGGTTGATACGGAATATACTTTTGCTGCTGCAATTTGTAAATATGGTCGATCATATAACGAAAGGTTATTTACTGAGGTAGTAAATATACCTAGCTTAGGTGAAGAGATGATAGAATTGGGAGAGTTTGTTAACCTTAGTGCCAAGGTAAAACTTGCAGCTGTGGAGGAAATGGACGTGGAAACAGCCCTAGGGGAGATACCAGATGAGTTCTTAGACCCAAAACAGTGCACACTAATGAGAGATCCAGTGACTCTTCCTTCTTCTAATGCTACAGTTGATCGTTTGGTCAT
The genomic region above belongs to Papaver somniferum cultivar HN1 unplaced genomic scaffold, ASM357369v1 unplaced-scaffold_139, whole genome shotgun sequence and contains:
- the LOC113335225 gene encoding probable ubiquitin conjugation factor E4 — translated: MATGKRKRSPEVIEDVLIQRIFLVTLTSADNKQVMYLEKMAAENLRVGKSLLLNRDLMDEVLLVGKLSGQFSGESLFQYLTGCYGRAFEEGKKIITNMQDVDLQSSLVNGVIEPAKKSVVNYCRIYLHNPDMFPHSEKISAGSALLPIIFSAVSENNTFEHEIRKVNDSPLGNFVQPLKALKMLVRFPNGGKASVNHPLWLPKGEAVNGRYSFICDCFFMTARVLNLGLLKVMAEYRDLKKLLSDSRHALYLLQRRSKKQPPSNFLQEEISRLSKIIELLSIANSSYESHLFEDYNIQHALSFYRLMIVWLVDSVGGFKMPLPSSCPMEFGCMPEQFVDDAMELLIFVSEIIPEKLDPILLNDFTNLIIMFAASPNHVRNPFLRAKMVTVLNFFPKRTDSNSTVFSPFHDHQLSLGQYLVESILRFYVDIELTGSDTRYLEKFMLRHETTHLLKYLREEPRHHDAWTKFAQKEEKGVYLNFLNFLITDSIYLLDEGFNKIRELKEMELKETNDRSDEFLSQENKVREFVKLALEDISMLAFTSEHITAPFLLPQMVDRIANMLNYFLVQLVGPKRNSLNLKSSEKYGFEPRILLKNIISIYVHIARVDTEYTFAAAICKYGRSYNERLFTEVVNIPSLGEEMIELGEFVNLSAKVKLAAVEEMDVETALGEIPDEFLDPKQCTLMRDPVTLPSSNATVDRLVIERHLLIDTIDPFNRSHLTKDMLIPDVQLKSRIDEFIKSRTQQ